From Rutidosis leptorrhynchoides isolate AG116_Rl617_1_P2 chromosome 3, CSIRO_AGI_Rlap_v1, whole genome shotgun sequence, a single genomic window includes:
- the LOC139901718 gene encoding uncharacterized protein — protein sequence MYEGAKSCVRTSVGSTEVFPIEVGLHQGSALSPFLFALILDELSRGIQECIPWCLIFVDDIVLVSESKVELNRRLEQWRVALESNGLQISRQKTEYLRGNFDGNDDEQDDGVNICIGDQILRPQTSFRYLGSMLHKSGRIDEDVSHRIKVGVLTNDEGAIEKDGGGRDEDT from the exons ATGTACGAAGGGGCGAAGTCATGTGTTAGAACGTCGGTGGGGAGTACTGAAGTTTTTCCTATAGAAGTAGGCCTGCATCAGGGATCAGCccttagcccttttcttttcgctttgatccttgaCGAGCTTTCTCGAGGGATACAAGAGTGTATCCCTTGGTGCTTGATTTTTGTCGATGATATTGTCCTTGTGTCTGAATCTAAGGTGGAGCTTAACAGAAGACTGGAGCAATGGAGGGTGGCCTTAGAAAGTAACGGTCTACAAattagtagacaaaagacggaatatcttagaGGTAATTTCGATGGGAACGACGATGAACAAGATGATGGAGTGAACATCTGCATTGGAGACCAAATCTTGCGTCCACAAACCTCGTTTAGATACCTAGGCTCGATGCTCCACAAATCAGGTAGGATAGATGAAGACGTGTCGCACCGTATAAAAGTAGG AGTGTTGACCAATGACGAAGGCGCAatagagaaggatggaggtggcagagatgaggatACTTAG